Proteins encoded within one genomic window of Cucumis sativus cultivar 9930 chromosome 3, Cucumber_9930_V3, whole genome shotgun sequence:
- the LOC101209461 gene encoding DEAD-box ATP-dependent RNA helicase 41 → MDNGNKDCVPEALSKLVDADDSGESPVKVKCIEQREAFPGEPKCVVCGRYGEYICDETDDDVCSMECKQSVLRKVANTMAPDKAPSKRLPAADECFYVKESNYSGSLTCEQTEMLRKKLGISIKGDLDCAPILSFSFGNLPQKLFQNLETAGYEMPTPVQMQAIPAACLGKNLLVSAETGSGKTVSYLVPIVSYCARACLECFHGEKKPLAMVLTPTRELCIQVEQQAKLLGKGMPFKTALVVGGDALAGQLHRIQQGVELIVATPGRLVDLLTKHDIELDEVRTFVLDEVDCLLQKGFRDQVLQIFRALSVPQILMYTATPSPEVEKMAKSMGDGTVIISTSMSNKPTKALKQVVIWVESKNKKQKLFDILTSKQHFMPPLVVYVGSRLGADLLSNAITVTTGINALSIHGHKSMKERREAMRSFIMGEVQVMVATGILGRGMDLLCVRQVIIFDMPNSIKEYVHQIGRASRLGEEGKAIVFVNEENKNLFQDLVETLKSSGAPIPRELLNSHHTANSSYRAKNQKKRKYS, encoded by the coding sequence AATCTCCTGTTAAAGTGAAATGTATCGAGCAGAGAGAGGCTTTTCCTGGAGAACCTAAATGTGTTGTATGTGGTCGTTATGGTGAATACATATGTGATGAGACAGATGATGATGTTTGCAGCATGGAATGTAAACAATCAGTTCTACGCAAAGTGGCAAATACAATGGCTCCAGATAAGGCGCCATCTAAAAGACTTCCTGCTGCCGACGAGTGCTTTTATGTTAAGGAATCTAATTATTCAGGTTCTTTGACTTGTGAGCAGACTGAGATGCTTAGGAAAAAACTTGGAATCAGTATAAAGGGAGACTTAGATTGTGCTCCTatattgtcattttcttttggcaACCTCCCTCAGAAGCTATTCCAGAATCTAGAGACTGCAGGCTATGAGATGCCCACACCTGTTCAGATGCAAGCTATACCAGCTGCTTGTTTGGGTAAAAATCTGCTTGTTTCGGCTGAGACTGGCTCTGGAAAGACTGTGTCCTATCTGGTTCCAATAGTTTCCTACTGTGCACGTGCTTGTCTTGAGTGTTTCCATGGTGAAAAGAAGCCACTAGCTATGGTTCTAACACCTACTAGAGAGCTTTGCATTCAAGTTGAACAACAAGCGAAGTTGCTTGGAAAAGGCATGCCATTTAAAACTGCCCTTGTTGTTGGTGGTGATGCCCTAGCTGGACAGCTCCATCGTATCCAGCAAGGAGTTGAGCTGATTGTTGCTACTCCTGGCAGGTTGGTTGATCTTTTGACAAAGCATGATATTGAACTTGATGAAGTGAGGACTTTTGTTCTGGATGAAGTGGATTGCTTACTCCAAAAAGGCTTTCGTGATCAGGTATTACAGATTTTCAGGGCTCTTTCAGTACCACAAATCTTAATGTATACAGCAACTCCCTCTCCAGAAGTAGAGAAGATGGCAAAATCTATGGGAGATGGCACCGTTATCATATCTACTAGCATGTCAAATAAACCAACCAAGGCTTTGAAGCAGGTTGTTATCTGGGTAGAATCaaagaataagaaacaaaagctTTTTGACATATTAACAAGTAAGCAACATTTTATGCCCCCTCTTGTAGTGTATGTAGGCTCAAGGCTTGGAGCCGATCTCCTTTCTAATGCAATTACTGTTACCACTGGGATAAATGCATTGTCAATTCACGGGCACAAGTCCATGAAGGAGAGACGAGAAGCCATGAGATCATTTATTATGGGAGAAGTTCAAGTGATGGTGGCTACTGGGATTTTGGGTCGAGGGATGGATCTTTTGTGTGTGAGGCAAGTGATTATATTTGACATGCCAAATTCAATCAAGGAGTATGTACATCAGATTGGGCGGGCATCTAGACTTGGAGAGGAGGGCAAAGCCATAGTGTTTGTGAATGAGGAAAATAAGAATTTATTTCAAGATTTAGTGGAGACTTTGAAGTCTTCTGGAGCACCTATACCTCGAGAACTTCTGAATTCACATCATACAGCAAATTCTTCGTACAGGGCTAAAAACCAGAAGAAACGGAAGTATTCTTAG